A window of Epinephelus moara isolate mb chromosome 15, YSFRI_EMoa_1.0, whole genome shotgun sequence genomic DNA:
GATAGCCTTGGCTGTGATGGGATGGTCACCTGTCACCATGATAACCTGAGGGAGAAGAGGATAAGAGTATTAGGTTCTGGTCTTCAAAATAATACATACCTGTGCTGTACACCTGAAAAGACTACACTTACCTTGATTCCAGCACTCCTGCATTTGCCCACAGCATCTGGCACAGCAGCACGAGGAGGGTCAATCATGGACATGAGGCCAATGAAACACAGCTTCTCAGTGGGGAAGTTCACCTCCTCAGTGTCAAAAGCAAAGCCATGTGGGAACTGGTCATCAGGGAGGTGGAAATGGCAGAAACCTGGGTAAGACAGGAAGAAAATACTTGTCAGATTACTTTTCTCTCCCAACACATTAacgacgttagcatgtagctgaATGGAGCTATGCTATACCCAGCACTCTTTCTCCAAGTCCTCCCAGCTCAACATAGGCGTTCTGGAAAGCGTCTTTCATCTCATCGTCCAGAGGCTGCTCTTTGCCCTGGATCATAATGGTGGAGCAGCGGTCCAGAATCCTCTCCGGGGCACCTTTCATCACTAGCATGTGCTTGGTCTCTCCAGGAGTTGAATTCTTGTGGATGGAGAGCTGTGGGACAAGAGCAGGACTAGATTTTATATACTTGTCACAATCACAGTTTTATTCTAAACTGTGCTAAAactaatttgtaaaaaaaaatggtcaGTGAACCCAAGAGTTTCTGGgataacattttcttttgctcaGCATCCATCCCTGACAGTCTCTCTGGGATTTTTGGAACTCCTTGAAAACGAGATGATACATCTCAAGGGGATTAtcctaataaaataaattttgatATATATTTGTTTGCTCCAACTACTCTTTGAATCTTCGCCAAGCATTAGAACAGGCCCTCATCTTTGGTATGGTCATAGCAAAAAGGTTTATCTTGAGAAAGTGGAAAGCGGTTTCCCCTCCTTGCTCTAACAACCTGGacatgagttagcattttaccagccccagttccctcatctcaaagtcagtAGGTTTTTTAAATGGGtatttggttagatgcctgaaataaggtctgtggttaacacaagcttaagagacttctTTGATTCGTTCTTTGACATAAAGTCTGTCAgtaaaatgacatgaaattttGACgcctttatgtgtcttaaaaaagacggTTGCTAACAAATGGCTAAACAAGACTACAAAACGTCATCATGTCTAACATGGGTTTACAGCCTCTTTGTGGTGGTGACGCTGAAGTCATGCAACTGGATATGGACATATGCATATGGACTGACATGTATATGTACACTTTTTCTGTGAGcgaacagtttttaaaaaaattcttcTGTCATGTCTATTggtttgcttttgtttgtttttgttgtaaaagaggaaacttttcaaaaatattacATTAACAACTGGTCCATGAAGACATGAATAAGCCCAACCAGTAGAGGGCGTAAATTGACATTTCCCTCTGATACCACTACAAGTAAACTCTGTATCTGCAACACTTCACCTGCACAAAATACATGTGGAACAAATTTAGAAGCTGCGATGTCATGGGAAAATCTGGGGATTGTTTACCTGGTATTTGTTGGTGGAGTTGAAGGGGATCTCTGCAACCTTGGGGTATTTCTCTCTAATGCCATTAACGGATCCACAACACAGCTCAATACACTTCAGCAAGGCAGCTTCTGAGGCATCACCGGCTACATCTCTCTGTGGATTTAAGCAGAGGATCAGTGGGTTTGACACAATTTGAGGAAAACAttggtaaaaatgcaaaaactaaTCTAACACAGAAGCAAAAATTTTTCATGCACTTCCAATCAAGTCAAATCCCTCCCATTGATTTCAACAACAATGGCCACTATCTCCAACAAAATTTCAAACAGCATCTTTTTGAATATCCATCTTGCTCCCATTATACAGTTTGTGGAAAAAACAGATTTGTCAGCACTCATTAAGAAATAAATCAATGGGTCTGTCTGGCCACCTCTTTCTATAGCTGCAGCTATATATTTCTGAAAAGGCCTTTAATTATGCTGAGTGCTTTTTATAAAGATTTGTAGTGCGGTCTGGCTGCATTTGTATTTTGCTGGATCCAAAAAGTTTCTTGCCAAGTCATAATGCCAAGTCACCTCCCACACAGTCACTGCATCTTGGGATTCATTTGAGTAATGTATCCAATTCAacaaaaagggaagaaaaataTTCATATATGAGGTGATGAGGGTAATTTCTGCTCTTCGCTTGTGTACAACCAGGAATAAGAGATGATGTTATTGATACCTTCCTCCACTGGTGAATTATTTATGCTCTTTTGTGGTAATCAGAATGGGTGAACTAGAGCAAAACGTTTAGTGTTTGGTAACCAGGGGAGTTTCTCACCTTCAGGATGGGTACGTTGCTCTGCTCTGCCAAGAAGACAGCGCGATTGCAGAGTCCGGCGATTCTGGACAGGGCGCTCCAGGTGGCTGAGCTCCTGTCGAAAGAGGTACCGCTCTGGTTTTCTGTGGTGTCGGCCTCATGGATCTGGTTGTCGAACCACATGTGGGCCACGGTCATCCTGTTCTGGGTCAGGGTGCCGGTCTTGTCAGAGCAGATGGTGGAGGTGGAACCCAGGGTCTCGACGGCTTCCAAGTTCTTCACCAGGCAGTTCTTCTTAGCCATACGCTTAGCAGTCAGGGTCAGACACACCTAGCGACAGAAATCAAGTGTTTATAGCTATAATATCTTCAGTCGTTGTATCAACAAATTTTATTCAAGTGTCCAGTAGAAATGCCGGACACCACAACTCACAGTGACAGTAGCCAGGAGACCTTCTGGCACGTTGGCGACAATGATACCGATGAGGAAGATGACAGCCTCCAGCCATCCATACCCAAGGATGAGTGAAAGGATGAAGAAGGAAACACCAAGGAAGACGGCCACGCCTGTGATGATGTGGATGAAATGCTCAATCTCAACGGCGATGGGAGTTTTTCCGCCTTCCAGACTGGAAGCCAGGGTGGCGATACGACCCATGACGGTTCTGTCTCCGGTGTTGATGACGATTCCTCTGGCAGTACCTGAAGAAAAAGCAAGTGATGTTTTGGTCAGTGTGCTAAATTGTGGCCAAATTGTTCCATACTGCTGCAACCAGCAGCAGTGAAAGAGgcttattattctaagtgtttGATATCGTTgtgaaaaggatccctacagaaaGTTCAAGAGAGTTAAAGAGTCAGATCCTTTtggtttaaccagaaacaaccCTGAAATTGCAATCACCAAACCAACCAGACTcgatttaaataaacagtagtttTGTCACTATATACCACACTACTGTGGTACTCTGGTTTAGTGGAAATAAACATTTGATTTaaccagttagatgtgaaaatatgctaaacatgcttaaattactgctaatttaaatggagtctggtgggttggCGGTaatgattttggggctgtttgtggtttaaaaaaggatctcactctttaacaaaaaggtccatCTCTGTATGGAccttttccaaaatgttgtcagacacacaGAATAAATATCAGAGcataaaaacaagcacttttagtggaagTACATTGACAGTGCCAACATGTCCCaggtggttacattgcagccagtTTCGTCACAGCTGGCTGCAGCAGTTTTGCTCAAtattggaccaatttcaaaaagtgttgttcccattagtcgcTCAGAAactaaaacatgtaaaaataagGTCCAGGCTTAAAAATACCGAACTTGCCCTTTAAATTTCATAAATTCAGCAAcataatcaatcaattttaaCAATTAGTTGTTGTTGATTACTCATCTGAAGTGTTATTGTCCTATCTTATTCACATGCCAACAAACAGGGGACAGATAATGGTGTGTGTGACTTGGTTAGACAGACCAGGCCTAGGTTGCTTCCCATGGCAATTATGAACATGCCAGTTGGGAAACAGGTCATGGTAACTGAACTTGGGTCTTAAGGAGCTGCAGCATTTActcatggacaaactgaaacctaCTCTGTTCATTTAGTACGGCTCGACAACTCTACTGTTATCCTCTTTTATGCTCCGATCGcaaacagctgtctgctctgagtgcactctttttctctcacttgACCAACATGCATGAATATATGAATTTGTACAGAAAAAAGAGGCACCCAAAACTGAGATATTTCAGAGCTTCCCCCTAAATTTGCGGGAACTGCTTCCTGGATTGAGGTTTGCAGGAAGTGTAACAAATGGTTGTATGGCAACAACAGTTGAGTATGTATTGAGGAAGTGGATCGGGCGATTGATTGTGGAGGCAAAGACATTACCAGCCGAAACACTGTCGCACCTATCCATTTTGGAAAAGCGACAGTCAATGGGGAAACTCCAATTTAACCGACCAATAGTGCAACCTCATCCCTCACTCAATCAGTGACAGACTTTGGCCTTTATATCGACTTACAGTATCTCCACCTCTTTCAAAGCTTTTGTAAGTTTAATTTCCTTCTAACTTGGACTTAGTTTAATTCTGACCCAGTAATTTCTGCAATTTGTTAGTTCTCTACCTTCAACGCAGTTGGTGGAGAAGAAAGCAATGTTCCTGGTTTCCAGAGGGTTGTCGTTGGAGAAGTCTGGAGTACGAGTCTGAGGCTCAGATTCACCAGTCAGAGAGGAGTTGTCCACCTGAAGGCAaaggcaaatttatttatagACACATTTCATACCCAAAGGCAACATAAATTGCTTCACAGAATCCACaagtaaaagcacaaaaaaaaaccaaatcataaaacatcaaaacaataaaaaaggaaataaataaaagcaaggGCAAACAGTTCTTTAGCTGGGATCTGAAAGTCTTGGCTTTTCTGGCAATTTGTTCCACATTTGAGCAGCGGAGAAGCCAAAGGCAGCTTGACCATGTTTGGTTTCAACTCTGGGAACAACCAGTGATCCAGAACCAGCTGACCTGAGAGGTCTGTGAGGTTCATACTGGGTCAGGAGATCTGACATCTTGGACCTTAACTATTCAGTGATTTATGGATTTTATAATGTTTTGATTCTGTGCAAAATGATTAAAAAGTAAAGCAAAAAAGAAGTACTAAAGATATacaaataagtaaaaataacCTGTCTACCGGACACAGGTCAAAATTAAACCAACTGAGGAACAAACTAGACAAGTTTACAACTAAGACGATGTGATTTAGATCTTCGAGCCAAAAGAAACCTTTTCAGAAAGTGAACAGAGGAAGCAAACTTCATGAACCACATCTGTCAACATACAGTATTTCCCATCAGATGTTAAGCAACTTTAACCATGACTTACTGACAGACTGTATGCGAGTGAGTCATgatttcttttgtctttgtaaCCACTTGACCAAAGCTAATACTCCACACCTACAATAatacataaatatttaatatcttAAGAGTTGTTCCAAACCACTGCTCCATAACAATGTCTGTAAGGTAAGATTAAAACAAGTCTTTGAGGTTCGGACCTTGCAGCCGTGTGCAGAGATGATTCTCAGATCAGCGGGGATCCTGTCTCCACCTTTCACCTCCACCAGATCTCCGACCACCACCTCCTCAGCATTGATGCTCTTCTTTTCACCGTCACGGATGACCAGGGCTTGctatgaaaacagaagtgacatttttgttttttagggcAATTGTGCATATCAATGTGATCAATTCTCTGagtgggttttgtttttattcccagCAGCAAGAATTCAGATGATAAATGGAAAAATGTGTCATCAGTAATTCTGCTCCTTAGCATTGTGCAACATGTTCTGGCATTTGTCACTGTCTTAGATTTGATAGGAGCTACTGaagatttgacattttggaaagaaCTGCAACTAAATGCTTTTCAGTGATATTGTTTATAATATAAAGGGCAGAAAACTCACCTGTGGGACCAGGTTCTTGAAGGAGTCCATGATCTTTGAGCTCTTAGCCTCTTGGTAGTAGGAGAAGCAACCAGTGATGATGACGACAGCAGACAGCACAACACCCAGGTACAACTacagtgaaagagaaaagactgtttgtcagttcatctttggatgttttatttctttaattaatATCATACTGTAACAAAGACCTGCTTACGTTATCATTTGCTGGTTCATCTTCTGAGGCAGCCTGGATACCGTAAGCAAGGAAGCAGAGGATAGCACCAATCCACAGCAGCATGGAGAAACCGCCAAACAACtggaaacaagacaaaacaacattaaagtTTCAAGACTGAGCCGGTTTAACTGGCAAATCTGAgtgaatttacatttaaaggTTTTGAATATACAAATAGGTTGGTCTTTTGCATAAAAAAGTGTTGAGCTCCCAACTGGGAATTTCAGCTCAGAGGGAGTGACTTTTACCTGTTTACAGAACTTGACCCATTCAGGCGTTGTGGGAGGAGGCGTGAGGGCGTTGGGGCCATCGCGGAGCAGGATCTCTTTTGCTCTGGAGTTGGAAAGACCctaaaaacagacataaaaaacaGGTTTAAATGAGGACCTCTTATGCTTTTCCTTGTTTTCTGTCATgaatataatgttacaatgtcagatgCTCATGTTCAACCTTaaatagtctgagtgggcggaagtttgctgcagagatcagcctctcattgggcggaacgagccactcgctgaagtcccgccctaccacctccggttgtgtagcagttttcaaccgttttcaacacgtcctttactaacttttgcggtgtttgatcttgcggggatgtagccatttttctgccatggttcgcgtcctgtaggtgatatttttgtgggcgtgttacaccaaaacctgtttccccccggcaatatttttgcaagcgcaccgttgctgtggcaccgcccagaacgactgtgattggttgaaagaagtacaagcagccggggcgtttttttctccaatctcacagtgagagtcggcccagccagacctttcttttcttgagaaaggtctggtgagcgagactaaaccttaaataatgaggtaaacatatgtaaaagtaatccctgtgagcaaaaacctcaggcttcagactgttctgaatactctgctGCTAGTGTTTACAcactaacatcagggaaacgtAATCTTGGTTTCTGATGtcgttaatttctccctgatttcgtCTCATAATCCTGTTTTTATTGGTGATATTTCACAGAAGGAAGTGCCGccatactctgttacagtcattctctGGCTGCAAGGACAGTGCAGAGACACTGAAATACAGAAGACCCGGAAatgttgaccaatcagagcaaacagggctttttttaaaaggaggggGCTTAAAAAGACAGGCGCTAAAATGcagatttcagacagagggtaaatacagcaaccagatctcaatccaaagtcgtcgaaatctgggcgcttggacagtgacttccagtgtcaggCGCTGACGATAAAAGCTGTcttttaatgtcggcatgatacgcagccgacCACTGTTATagtttcacagcaaaaaaatgtcaatttgcggtgttgtatcGGCATagtaggtttattttgaaagagactgtatgtaaacggcaTCCGAGAACGTcaccaaccaacacacccagggtaccttgcacgtcttATGTGTGTTGGAATACAGCCGACAGT
This region includes:
- the LOC126401622 gene encoding sodium/potassium-transporting ATPase subunit alpha-1, with product MGLGRGKDDYKLAATSDGGEKKRKKGKGDKDMDELKKEVDLDDHKLTLDELHRKYGTDLTRGLSNSRAKEILLRDGPNALTPPPTTPEWVKFCKQLFGGFSMLLWIGAILCFLAYGIQAASEDEPANDNLYLGVVLSAVVIITGCFSYYQEAKSSKIMDSFKNLVPQQALVIRDGEKKSINAEEVVVGDLVEVKGGDRIPADLRIISAHGCKVDNSSLTGESEPQTRTPDFSNDNPLETRNIAFFSTNCVEGTARGIVINTGDRTVMGRIATLASSLEGGKTPIAVEIEHFIHIITGVAVFLGVSFFILSLILGYGWLEAVIFLIGIIVANVPEGLLATVTVCLTLTAKRMAKKNCLVKNLEAVETLGSTSTICSDKTGTLTQNRMTVAHMWFDNQIHEADTTENQSGTSFDRSSATWSALSRIAGLCNRAVFLAEQSNVPILKRDVAGDASEAALLKCIELCCGSVNGIREKYPKVAEIPFNSTNKYQLSIHKNSTPGETKHMLVMKGAPERILDRCSTIMIQGKEQPLDDEMKDAFQNAYVELGGLGERVLGFCHFHLPDDQFPHGFAFDTEEVNFPTEKLCFIGLMSMIDPPRAAVPDAVGKCRSAGIKVIMVTGDHPITAKAIAKGVGIISEGNETVEDIAARLNVPISEVNPRDAKACVVHGGELKDMTAEMLDDVLKYHTEIVFARTSPQQKLIIVEGCQRQGAIVAVTGDGVNDSPALKKADIGVAMGIAGSDVSKQAADMILLDDNFASIVTGVEEGRLIFDNLKKSIAYTLTSNIPEISPFLLFIIANIPLPLGTVTILCIDLGTDMVPAISLAYEAAESDIMKRQPRNPKTDKLVNERLISIAYGQIGMMQATAGFFTYFVILAENGFLPMDLLGIRVLWDDKYVNDLEDSYGQQWTYERRKIVEHTCHTAFFASIVIVQWADLIICKTRRNSILQQGMKNRILIFGLFEETALAAFLSYCPGMDVALRMYPLKPCWWFCAFPYSLLIFLYDEARRYILRRNPGGWVEQETYY